One genomic segment of Pandoraea sputorum includes these proteins:
- a CDS encoding MFS transporter, protein MQTTPTGTPVIDPALRRKAVIGSTLGNAFEWFDFTVYGLFAVVIAKLFFPADNDTTSLLASVASLGVAFFFRPIGGLAFGLYADRAGRKSALSVMVLLMALGTGLIGIAPTYATIGFAAPLLILLARVIQGFSAGGEFGGSTAMLIEFSPPNLRGFYGSFQMCSQALAVALAGLCAYVLTTGLSKEALESWGWRLPFLFGILIGPVGFYIRRRMTESPEFLAYAATREPTRRTPLADVFSKHYRSLIAGFGLTVAATTSFYVTLIYTPIYAVKQLGLTQGAASLSTFTAAMLIAALCPLTGWISDRVGRKPLILLFVLLYGLTSFWMFTRLHGSPSMGNLLLAQILPAVCMGFVWGAFPTAVTEVFPVGVRSTGVSILYNVSVMLFGGLAPFWITYLIKVTQNPLAPAYYILMTVAISLVTYGLLGREGRNMQASTQHA, encoded by the coding sequence ATGCAGACAACCCCCACCGGCACGCCGGTCATCGATCCGGCGCTGCGACGCAAAGCGGTGATCGGTTCTACCCTGGGCAACGCGTTCGAGTGGTTCGACTTCACGGTTTACGGTCTCTTCGCGGTGGTCATCGCGAAACTCTTCTTCCCTGCGGATAACGATACGACGTCGCTGCTCGCGAGCGTGGCGTCGCTTGGCGTGGCGTTCTTCTTCCGTCCCATCGGCGGCCTGGCCTTCGGTCTGTACGCCGACCGCGCGGGCCGCAAATCGGCGCTGTCGGTCATGGTGCTGCTCATGGCACTCGGCACGGGTCTGATCGGCATTGCGCCGACCTACGCGACCATCGGCTTCGCGGCCCCCTTGCTGATCTTGCTGGCCCGCGTGATTCAGGGCTTCTCGGCAGGCGGTGAATTCGGCGGCTCGACGGCCATGCTCATCGAATTCTCGCCACCGAATCTGCGCGGCTTCTACGGCAGTTTTCAGATGTGCTCGCAGGCGCTGGCCGTAGCGCTCGCCGGGTTGTGCGCTTACGTACTCACGACGGGACTTTCGAAAGAAGCGCTCGAATCGTGGGGCTGGCGTCTGCCGTTCCTGTTCGGGATTCTGATCGGGCCGGTGGGCTTCTACATTCGACGCCGCATGACGGAATCACCGGAGTTTCTGGCCTACGCCGCGACGCGTGAACCGACACGTCGTACGCCGCTCGCCGACGTTTTCTCGAAGCACTATCGCTCGCTGATCGCCGGTTTCGGCCTGACGGTGGCGGCCACGACATCGTTCTATGTCACGCTGATCTACACGCCGATTTACGCCGTCAAGCAACTCGGTCTGACGCAAGGTGCCGCCAGTCTGTCGACATTCACCGCGGCGATGCTGATCGCCGCGCTCTGCCCGCTCACGGGATGGATTTCGGACCGTGTCGGCCGCAAGCCGCTGATTCTGTTGTTCGTACTGCTCTACGGACTGACGTCGTTCTGGATGTTCACGCGACTGCACGGTTCGCCGTCGATGGGCAATCTGCTGCTCGCGCAGATTCTGCCGGCGGTGTGCATGGGCTTCGTGTGGGGTGCGTTCCCGACGGCCGTCACGGAAGTGTTCCCGGTCGGCGTGCGCTCGACGGGCGTCTCGATTCTTTACAACGTTTCGGTGATGCTCTTCGGCGGCCTAGCGCCGTTCTGGATCACATACCTGATCAAGGTCACACAGAATCCGCTCGCCCCGGCGTACTACATTCTGATGACCGTCGCGATCAGTCTTGTGACGTACGGTCTGCTCGGTCGTGAGGGACGCAACATGCAAGCATCGACGCAGCACGCCTGA
- a CDS encoding thiol:disulfide interchange protein DsbA/DsbL, which yields MKKLLGAVLISFGFLSGVASASPEAPVAGTDYLTISQQPLTAGPGKIEVTEFFWYGCPHCNALEPSLEKWVKAQGKDVVFKRVPVAFQSRFEPHTRMYLALVAMGKDAELTPKVFNEIHVKHNYLLTADQQADFLATLGVDKQKYLDTYKSFGVDNGVKTANKTWQDYKIDGVPTIAIQGKYLVSPATSGDALQKQGKPATTEQQTFDAALKTADSIINQIRAKKM from the coding sequence ATGAAAAAACTTCTTGGTGCCGTTCTGATTTCCTTCGGTTTCCTCTCGGGTGTCGCCTCGGCGTCGCCTGAAGCACCGGTCGCGGGGACCGACTATCTGACGATTTCGCAGCAACCGCTGACGGCGGGTCCGGGCAAGATCGAAGTGACCGAGTTCTTCTGGTATGGCTGCCCGCATTGCAATGCGCTGGAGCCGTCGCTGGAGAAGTGGGTCAAGGCGCAGGGCAAGGATGTCGTGTTCAAGCGCGTGCCGGTCGCTTTCCAGAGCCGTTTCGAACCGCATACGCGCATGTACCTCGCGCTCGTGGCCATGGGTAAGGATGCAGAGCTCACGCCGAAGGTCTTCAACGAAATCCACGTCAAGCACAACTACCTGCTGACGGCCGACCAGCAAGCCGACTTCCTGGCTACGCTGGGCGTCGACAAGCAAAAGTACCTCGACACGTACAAGAGCTTCGGCGTCGATAACGGTGTGAAGACGGCCAACAAGACCTGGCAGGACTACAAGATCGACGGCGTGCCGACGATCGCCATCCAGGGCAAGTATCTCGTCTCCCCGGCCACGTCTGGCGATGCACTGCAAAAGCAGGGCAAACCGGCGACGACCGAACAGCAAACGTTCGATGCGGCGCTCAAGACGGCCGACTCGATCATCAATCAGATCCGCGCGAAGAAGATGTAA
- the metH gene encoding methionine synthase codes for MRLSGLEPFNIGEGTLFVNVGERTNVTGSKAFARMILNGQFDEALAVARQQVENGAQVIDINMDEAMLDSKAAMVRFMNLIASEPDIARVPIMIDSSKWEVIEAGLKCVQGKAIVNSISLKEGHEAFVHHAKRIRRYGAAAVVMAFDEQGQADTYARKTEICQRSYRVLVDEVGFPPEDIIFDPNIFAVATGIEEHNNYAVDFINATRWIKEHLPGAKISGGVSNVSFSFRGNDLVREAIHTVFLYHAIQAGMDMGIVNAGQLGVYENLDPELRERVEDVVLNRRDDSTERLLEIADRFKGGAAKREENLEWRNQPVEARLAHALVHGITTFIVEDTEEVRQKIADAGGRPIQVIEGPLMDGMNVVGDLFGAGKMFLPQVVKSARVMKQAVAHLVPFIEEEKARMAAAGEDVRSKGKIVIATVKGDVHDIGKNIVTVVLQCNNFEVVNMGVMVPCAEILAKAKEEGADIIGLSGLITPSLEEMAYVAAEMQRDDYFRLRNIPLLIGGATTSRVHTAVKIAPNYEGPVIYVPDASRSVSVASNLLSDEAAERYLAEVKTDYERVRQQHANRKATPMVSLATARENKYKIDWSSYVPPKPKFIGRRVFKNYDLAELAEFIDWGPFFQTWDLAGPYPAILKDEIVGESATRVFADGREMLDRLIKGRWLTANGVIAMLPANVVNDDDIEIYTDESRSEVAFTWHNLRQQTERPVVDGVRRPNRSLADFIAPKDSGVPDYIGMFAVTAGLGVDAKEAGFLATHDDYSAIMLKALADRLAEAFAECMHARVRRDFWGYVSDEQLDNDALIKEQYVGIRPAPGYPACPEHSVKGPMFHYLQAHEIGMSVTESLAMLPAASVSGFYLSHPDSTYFSVGKISPDQVEDFMERTGVDEATARRLLAPQLS; via the coding sequence ATGCGCCTGTCCGGCCTTGAGCCTTTCAACATCGGCGAGGGCACGCTTTTCGTGAACGTCGGCGAGCGGACCAACGTCACCGGTTCGAAAGCGTTCGCGCGCATGATCCTGAACGGCCAGTTCGACGAAGCGCTCGCGGTCGCCCGTCAGCAGGTCGAGAACGGCGCGCAGGTCATCGACATCAACATGGACGAGGCCATGCTCGACTCCAAGGCCGCGATGGTTCGCTTCATGAACCTCATCGCGTCCGAGCCGGATATCGCGCGCGTGCCGATCATGATCGACTCGTCGAAGTGGGAAGTGATCGAAGCGGGTCTGAAGTGCGTGCAGGGCAAGGCCATCGTCAACTCGATCTCGCTCAAGGAAGGCCACGAAGCGTTCGTGCACCACGCGAAGCGCATCCGCCGCTATGGTGCAGCCGCCGTCGTGATGGCGTTCGACGAGCAGGGTCAGGCCGACACTTACGCCCGCAAGACGGAAATCTGCCAGCGCAGCTACCGCGTACTGGTCGACGAAGTGGGCTTCCCGCCCGAAGACATCATCTTCGACCCGAACATCTTCGCGGTGGCCACGGGCATCGAGGAACACAACAACTACGCGGTCGACTTCATCAACGCCACGCGCTGGATCAAGGAGCACCTGCCCGGCGCGAAGATCAGCGGCGGCGTGTCTAACGTCTCGTTCTCGTTCCGCGGCAACGACCTCGTGCGCGAAGCGATTCACACCGTGTTCCTGTACCACGCGATTCAGGCGGGTATGGACATGGGCATCGTCAACGCCGGTCAACTCGGCGTGTACGAGAACCTCGATCCCGAACTGCGCGAGCGCGTGGAAGACGTGGTGCTCAACCGTCGCGACGACAGCACCGAGCGTCTGCTGGAAATCGCCGACCGCTTCAAGGGCGGCGCGGCCAAGCGCGAAGAGAATCTGGAGTGGCGCAATCAGCCGGTCGAGGCACGCCTCGCCCACGCGCTGGTGCACGGCATTACCACCTTCATCGTCGAAGACACCGAGGAAGTGCGTCAGAAGATCGCCGACGCGGGCGGCCGTCCGATTCAGGTGATCGAGGGCCCGCTCATGGACGGCATGAACGTCGTGGGCGATCTGTTCGGCGCGGGCAAGATGTTCCTGCCGCAGGTGGTGAAGAGCGCCCGCGTGATGAAGCAGGCCGTGGCGCATCTGGTGCCGTTCATCGAAGAAGAAAAGGCGCGCATGGCCGCTGCGGGCGAAGATGTCCGCTCCAAGGGCAAGATCGTGATCGCCACGGTCAAGGGCGACGTGCACGATATCGGCAAGAACATCGTCACCGTGGTGCTTCAGTGCAATAACTTCGAAGTCGTCAACATGGGCGTGATGGTGCCGTGCGCCGAAATCCTCGCCAAGGCGAAGGAAGAAGGCGCAGACATCATCGGTCTGTCGGGTCTGATCACGCCGAGTCTCGAAGAGATGGCTTACGTCGCCGCAGAAATGCAGCGCGACGATTACTTCCGTTTGCGCAACATTCCGCTGCTCATCGGCGGCGCCACGACCTCGCGCGTGCATACGGCCGTGAAGATCGCACCGAACTACGAAGGTCCGGTGATCTACGTGCCGGACGCGTCGCGCTCCGTGTCCGTGGCGTCGAACCTGCTCTCCGACGAAGCCGCCGAGCGTTATCTTGCAGAAGTGAAGACGGATTACGAACGCGTGCGTCAGCAGCACGCGAACCGCAAGGCCACGCCGATGGTCTCGCTCGCGACTGCGCGCGAGAACAAGTACAAGATCGACTGGTCGAGCTACGTGCCGCCTAAGCCGAAGTTCATCGGTCGGCGCGTGTTCAAGAATTACGATCTGGCCGAGCTGGCCGAATTCATCGACTGGGGTCCGTTCTTCCAGACGTGGGATCTCGCCGGTCCGTACCCGGCAATTCTCAAGGACGAGATCGTGGGCGAGTCGGCAACACGCGTGTTCGCCGACGGCCGCGAGATGCTCGATCGCCTGATCAAGGGCCGCTGGCTGACCGCCAACGGTGTGATCGCGATGCTGCCCGCGAACGTCGTGAACGACGACGACATCGAGATCTACACGGACGAGTCGCGCTCGGAAGTGGCGTTCACGTGGCATAACCTGCGTCAGCAGACCGAGCGCCCGGTGGTGGACGGCGTGCGTCGCCCGAACCGCTCGCTGGCGGACTTTATCGCCCCCAAGGACAGCGGTGTGCCCGACTACATCGGCATGTTTGCCGTGACGGCAGGGCTGGGTGTCGACGCCAAGGAAGCGGGCTTTCTTGCCACGCACGACGACTACAGCGCGATCATGCTCAAGGCGCTGGCCGACCGGCTGGCCGAAGCGTTCGCCGAATGCATGCACGCGCGCGTGCGCCGCGACTTCTGGGGCTACGTGAGCGACGAACAGCTCGACAACGATGCGCTCATCAAGGAACAGTACGTCGGCATCCGCCCCGCACCGGGCTACCCGGCCTGCCCCGAGCACTCGGTCAAGGGGCCGATGTTCCACTATCTGCAAGCGCATGAAATCGGCATGAGCGTGACGGAATCGCTTGCCATGCTGCCTGCGGCGAGCGTATCGGGCTTCTACCTGTCGCATCCGGACAGCACGTACTTCAGCGTCGGCAAGATCAGCCCCGATCAGGTCGAGGACTTCATGGAACGGACCGGCGTGGACGAAGCGACGGCACGGCGTCTGCTGGCACCGCAACTGTCGTAA
- a CDS encoding SDR family oxidoreductase, which produces MAAHTTSPKVFITGASSGLGQALARHYAAQGAILGLVGRRGDKLTDLAATLPHPHAVHCYALDVRDALALRAAAGDFMARHGVPDIVIANAGISHGVNTEDPADLPHFASVMDTNWMAMVSTFSPFVGPMRERKRGTLVGIGSVAGVRGLPGHGAYSASKAAAMTYLESLRVELRADKVAVVTIAPGYIRTPMTDGNPFPMPFLMDSDKFARKAAAAIARGKRFAVLPWQMGIAAFGMRCLPRWLYDMLFARAPRKPTMAQRQAREAAKDRES; this is translated from the coding sequence ATGGCAGCACACACGACATCACCGAAGGTATTCATCACCGGCGCGTCCAGCGGGCTGGGGCAGGCGCTCGCGCGTCATTACGCGGCGCAGGGCGCGATTCTCGGGCTCGTCGGACGCCGTGGCGACAAGCTCACCGATCTCGCCGCCACGTTGCCGCACCCTCATGCCGTGCATTGCTACGCGCTCGACGTGCGCGACGCCCTCGCACTGCGCGCTGCGGCGGGCGACTTCATGGCGCGCCATGGCGTGCCGGACATCGTGATCGCCAACGCAGGTATTAGCCACGGCGTGAATACGGAAGACCCCGCGGATCTGCCGCACTTCGCCTCCGTCATGGACACCAACTGGATGGCGATGGTCTCGACGTTCAGCCCCTTCGTGGGTCCGATGCGTGAGCGCAAGCGCGGCACACTCGTCGGCATCGGCAGCGTGGCAGGTGTGCGCGGTCTACCGGGGCACGGCGCGTACAGCGCCTCCAAGGCGGCGGCGATGACGTATCTCGAAAGCCTGCGCGTCGAACTGCGCGCGGACAAGGTGGCTGTCGTGACGATTGCGCCGGGCTACATCCGCACACCGATGACCGACGGCAATCCGTTCCCGATGCCGTTCCTGATGGACTCGGACAAGTTCGCTCGCAAGGCGGCGGCGGCCATTGCACGCGGCAAGCGCTTCGCTGTGCTGCCGTGGCAGATGGGCATTGCGGCCTTCGGGATGCGATGCCTGCCGCGCTGGCTGTACGACATGCTGTTCGCCCGCGCCCCACGCAAGCCGACGATGGCGCAGCGGCAGGCACGTGAGGCGGCTAAAGACCGGGAAAGCTGA
- a CDS encoding homocysteine S-methyltransferase family protein, whose protein sequence is MTTATPPASIARSALQYTRAQALPALLEKRILILDGAMGTMIQQYKLNEAQYRGERFADFAHDVKGNNELLSLTRPDIISEIHGKYLAAGADIIETNTFGATTIAQGDYHMEDLADEMNRESARLAREACAAYSTPDKPRFAAGAIGPTPKTASISPDVNDPGARNVDFDQLRDAYYAQAKSLMEGGVDLFLVETIFDTLNAKAALFAIDELFEDTGEILPIMISGTVTDASGRILSGQTVEAFWNSLRHARPLTFGLNCALGATLMRPYIAELAKLCNTYVSVYPNAGLPNPMSDTGFDETPDVTSGLLREFAQAGLVNLAGGCCGTTPEHIAEIAKALSDVKPRRWPSQYRNDVADVTDADANI, encoded by the coding sequence ATGACCACCGCAACCCCACCCGCCTCGATCGCACGATCGGCACTGCAATACACGCGCGCCCAGGCGCTGCCCGCACTGCTCGAGAAGCGCATTCTGATTCTGGACGGCGCGATGGGGACGATGATTCAGCAATACAAGCTGAACGAAGCGCAGTACCGTGGCGAGCGTTTTGCCGACTTCGCGCATGACGTGAAGGGCAACAACGAGTTGCTCTCGCTCACGCGCCCGGACATCATCAGCGAAATCCACGGCAAGTATCTCGCCGCCGGTGCCGACATCATCGAGACGAACACCTTCGGGGCGACGACGATCGCGCAAGGCGACTACCACATGGAAGACCTGGCCGACGAGATGAACCGCGAGTCGGCGCGTCTCGCGCGCGAGGCCTGCGCGGCCTACAGCACCCCAGACAAGCCGCGCTTCGCGGCCGGCGCCATCGGCCCGACGCCCAAGACCGCGAGCATCAGCCCGGATGTGAACGACCCCGGCGCGCGCAACGTCGACTTCGACCAATTGCGCGACGCGTACTACGCACAGGCGAAGTCGCTGATGGAAGGCGGCGTGGATCTGTTCCTCGTCGAAACCATCTTTGACACGCTCAATGCCAAGGCCGCGCTCTTCGCCATCGACGAACTGTTCGAGGACACCGGCGAGATTCTGCCGATCATGATCTCCGGCACCGTGACGGACGCCTCCGGGCGCATTCTGTCCGGCCAGACGGTCGAGGCGTTCTGGAATTCGCTGCGTCACGCCCGCCCGCTCACGTTCGGCCTGAACTGCGCGCTCGGCGCGACGCTCATGCGTCCGTACATCGCCGAACTGGCCAAGCTGTGCAACACGTACGTGTCGGTCTACCCGAACGCCGGTCTGCCCAACCCGATGAGCGACACAGGCTTCGACGAGACGCCCGACGTCACTTCCGGTCTGCTGCGTGAGTTCGCGCAAGCGGGTCTGGTGAATCTGGCGGGCGGCTGCTGCGGCACGACGCCGGAGCACATCGCCGAGATCGCCAAGGCTTTGTCGGACGTCAAGCCGCGCCGCTGGCCCTCGCAGTACCGCAATGACGTCGCTGACGTCACTGACGCCGACGCGAACATCTAA
- a CDS encoding DUF1840 domain-containing protein: protein MMIKFSSHASPDIIMLESLAEFLLGIVGKRLGERGAIGSDETGAAIAKLEAAIAEDKAAGAKENEGKSSDERYENDSLRLSVRAYPLLNMLREANAEGSPVMWEA, encoded by the coding sequence ATGATGATCAAATTCTCGTCGCACGCCTCACCGGACATCATCATGCTGGAAAGTCTGGCGGAATTCTTGCTCGGCATTGTGGGCAAAAGGCTTGGCGAGCGTGGGGCAATCGGGTCGGATGAGACGGGTGCGGCCATTGCAAAGCTCGAAGCAGCGATTGCAGAGGACAAGGCGGCTGGCGCGAAGGAAAACGAGGGAAAAAGTTCCGACGAGCGCTACGAAAATGACAGTCTGCGTCTGTCGGTTCGGGCGTATCCGCTGTTGAACATGCTCCGTGAGGCGAATGCCGAGGGTAGCCCCGTGATGTGGGAGGCCTAA
- a CDS encoding rhodanese-like domain-containing protein — protein sequence MEFLLPSAAHKFLQANANALFVDCRSEIEHLFVGHPVGAIHVAWNDGPDWEVNPHFVQSVRKLAGAGGERPVMLICRSGNRSTAAGEALEAAGFLNVYGVLHGFEGDLDASHHRNAVNGWRFDGLPWQQC from the coding sequence ATGGAATTCCTGCTCCCGAGCGCCGCTCACAAGTTCCTGCAAGCCAACGCCAATGCGCTGTTCGTGGATTGCCGCAGCGAAATCGAGCATCTGTTCGTGGGGCACCCGGTGGGGGCGATCCACGTGGCCTGGAACGACGGCCCTGACTGGGAAGTCAACCCGCACTTCGTGCAGAGCGTGCGCAAGCTGGCGGGGGCGGGCGGTGAGCGCCCCGTGATGTTGATCTGCCGCAGCGGCAACCGCAGCACGGCGGCCGGTGAGGCGCTGGAGGCGGCCGGTTTTCTGAACGTCTACGGGGTGTTGCACGGCTTCGAGGGCGATCTGGACGCCTCGCATCACCGAAACGCCGTGAACGGCTGGCGGTTCGACGGTCTGCCGTGGCAGCAGTGCTGA
- a CDS encoding MgtC/SapB family protein has translation MHSIQNFHLLPLLNTLISLAVAFVLGTIIGVERQVRQRTAGLRTNVLVAVGAAAFVDLSMRLMPGDTRVIAYVVSGVGFLGAGAIMKDGASVRGLNTAATLWGSAAVGAAAGASLIVEAVVVAFFVLAANTLLRPVVNRINRAPINEATSEATYALSVICARTTQREVLDKVEAWLEASNYPVRALDIHPFGEAEVEIEALLLPTAVKAGELDALTDHLETLPGVNQVFWSSRSDD, from the coding sequence CTGCACAGCATCCAGAATTTCCATCTCCTCCCGCTGCTCAACACGCTCATCTCGCTCGCCGTCGCGTTCGTGCTTGGCACGATCATCGGCGTTGAACGGCAAGTGCGTCAGCGCACGGCAGGTTTGCGCACCAACGTGCTTGTGGCCGTCGGTGCAGCGGCCTTCGTCGATCTGTCGATGCGGCTCATGCCGGGAGACACGCGCGTGATTGCGTATGTCGTCTCGGGCGTGGGCTTCCTCGGCGCGGGCGCGATCATGAAAGACGGCGCGTCAGTGCGCGGCCTGAACACCGCTGCCACGCTGTGGGGCTCGGCCGCCGTGGGGGCCGCTGCCGGGGCGAGTCTGATCGTCGAAGCGGTCGTCGTGGCGTTCTTCGTACTGGCGGCCAACACGCTGCTGCGCCCGGTCGTGAACCGCATCAACCGCGCGCCGATTAACGAGGCGACATCGGAAGCCACCTATGCGTTGTCCGTCATCTGCGCCCGCACGACGCAGCGCGAGGTGCTCGACAAGGTGGAAGCGTGGCTCGAAGCGTCGAACTATCCGGTGCGCGCGCTCGACATCCATCCGTTCGGCGAAGCGGAAGTCGAAATCGAAGCACTGCTGTTGCCAACCGCCGTCAAGGCGGGCGAACTCGACGCCCTCACGGATCATCTCGAAACGCTGCCCGGTGTGAATCAGGTGTTCTGGTCAAGCCGTTCGGATGACTAA
- the argS gene encoding arginine--tRNA ligase, giving the protein MLPAQKNALVALIGDVVAGLMPADGTAPAAPVILLERPKVAAHGDLACNVAMQLAKPLRANPRELAQKIADAILADARAKGLVDAVEIAGPGFINLRLANAAKQSVARAILTEGAAFGRRAASNEAAPVLVEFVSANPTGPLHVGHGRQAALGDTISALLGTQGRPVHREFYYNDAGVQIQTLATSVQARARGFKPGDAEWPESAYNGDYIGDIAQDFLAGKTVQASDGAPVTGSGSVDDIDSIRAFAVAYLRREQDIDLQTFGVIFDQYYLESSLYADGSVERTVQALIDAGVTYEQEGALWLRTTDYGDDKDRVMRKSDGTYTYFVPDVAYHTRKWDRGFHQVINVQGSDHHGTIARVRAGLQALGIGIPKGYPDYVLHKMVTVMRNGEEVKISKRAGSYVTVRDLIEWSGGITAETPVTDPAAREDALRRGRDAVRFFLISRKADTEFVFDVDLALKQNDENPVYYVQYAHARICSILTQWAGDETSLANTDLAPLDSERALALLQLLAEYPDMLTRAAEELAPHAVAFYLRDLAGAFHSFYNSDRVLVDDETVKHARLALLAATRQVLRNGLAVLGVSAPAKM; this is encoded by the coding sequence ATGCTACCCGCACAAAAGAATGCTCTCGTCGCGCTGATCGGCGATGTCGTCGCCGGTTTGATGCCTGCAGACGGCACCGCGCCTGCCGCGCCCGTCATCCTGCTCGAACGCCCCAAAGTGGCCGCCCACGGCGATCTGGCCTGTAACGTGGCCATGCAGCTCGCCAAACCGTTGCGCGCCAATCCGCGCGAACTGGCTCAGAAGATCGCCGACGCGATCCTCGCCGACGCCCGCGCCAAGGGCCTCGTCGACGCCGTCGAAATCGCCGGTCCCGGCTTCATCAACCTGCGTCTGGCCAATGCCGCAAAGCAATCGGTCGCCCGCGCGATCCTGACCGAAGGCGCTGCCTTCGGCCGTCGCGCCGCCAGCAACGAAGCCGCCCCGGTGCTCGTCGAGTTCGTCTCGGCCAACCCGACCGGCCCGCTGCACGTAGGTCACGGCCGTCAGGCCGCGCTCGGCGACACGATCTCGGCGCTGCTCGGCACGCAAGGCCGCCCGGTGCATCGCGAGTTCTACTACAACGACGCCGGGGTGCAGATTCAGACGCTCGCCACCTCCGTGCAAGCCCGCGCGCGCGGCTTCAAGCCGGGCGACGCCGAATGGCCGGAATCGGCCTATAACGGCGACTACATCGGCGACATCGCGCAGGACTTTCTCGCGGGCAAGACGGTGCAGGCCTCCGACGGTGCGCCCGTCACCGGCAGCGGCAGCGTCGACGACATCGACTCGATCCGCGCCTTCGCCGTGGCCTACCTGCGTCGCGAGCAGGACATCGATCTGCAAACGTTCGGCGTCATCTTCGATCAGTACTACCTCGAATCGTCTCTGTACGCCGACGGCAGCGTCGAGCGCACGGTGCAGGCGCTCATCGATGCAGGTGTGACGTACGAACAGGAGGGCGCGCTGTGGCTGCGCACCACCGACTACGGCGACGACAAGGACCGCGTGATGCGCAAGTCCGATGGCACCTACACGTACTTCGTGCCGGACGTCGCCTATCACACCCGCAAGTGGGACCGTGGCTTCCATCAGGTCATCAACGTGCAGGGCTCGGACCACCACGGCACCATCGCGCGTGTGCGCGCCGGTCTGCAAGCACTGGGCATCGGCATTCCGAAGGGCTACCCCGACTACGTGCTGCACAAGATGGTCACCGTCATGCGCAATGGCGAAGAGGTGAAGATCTCCAAGCGCGCTGGCAGCTACGTGACGGTGCGCGATCTGATCGAATGGTCGGGCGGCATTACGGCAGAAACGCCGGTGACGGACCCCGCCGCGCGTGAAGACGCCCTGCGTCGTGGCCGCGACGCCGTACGATTCTTCCTGATTTCACGTAAAGCGGACACGGAATTCGTGTTCGACGTGGATCTCGCGCTCAAGCAGAACGACGAAAACCCGGTGTACTACGTGCAGTACGCCCACGCGCGCATCTGCTCGATCCTCACGCAATGGGCAGGTGACGAAACGTCGCTGGCCAACACCGATCTCGCGCCGCTCGACAGCGAACGCGCGCTCGCGCTGCTGCAACTGCTCGCCGAGTACCCGGACATGCTCACGCGTGCCGCCGAGGAACTTGCGCCGCACGCCGTGGCCTTCTATCTGCGGGATCTGGCTGGCGCGTTCCACTCCTTCTACAACTCGGATCGCGTGCTGGTCGACGACGAGACCGTGAAGCATGCGCGTCTGGCGCTGCTTGCGGCGACGCGTCAGGTGCTGCGCAACGGGCTTGCCGTGCTGGGCGTGTCGGCCCCGGCCAAGATGTAA
- a CDS encoding SPOR domain-containing protein produces the protein MANTRRPPRQRGGTFLGIVLGLIVGLAVAVVVALYITKTPTPFVEKTPPRPADNSPAAQAPDPNKSLQPRTPLPGAASGSTAPEAPSAAETSPLVPGNPVTPPTASAPTAPTAPAPTKPSPADILNGKSTVPVAPPTTPPASTTDNASTGYYLQVGAFKSQTDAEQLRAKLALSGFEAKVTQRDANGLTLYRVRLGPYGKLDEMNHVRQRLQDGGYDTAVIRFTKQ, from the coding sequence ATGGCAAACACACGTCGACCACCCCGCCAGCGGGGCGGTACTTTTCTGGGCATCGTGCTCGGCCTGATCGTTGGGCTGGCCGTTGCCGTCGTCGTCGCGCTCTACATTACGAAGACGCCCACCCCGTTCGTCGAGAAGACGCCGCCGCGTCCGGCCGACAACTCGCCGGCCGCGCAGGCGCCGGACCCGAACAAGTCGCTCCAGCCGCGCACGCCGCTGCCGGGCGCCGCATCGGGTTCCACCGCGCCGGAAGCGCCCTCGGCAGCCGAAACGTCGCCGCTCGTGCCGGGCAATCCGGTCACGCCGCCGACCGCCTCCGCACCGACGGCCCCGACCGCGCCCGCGCCGACGAAGCCCTCACCCGCCGACATTCTCAACGGCAAGTCGACGGTACCGGTCGCCCCGCCGACCACGCCGCCCGCGAGCACCACGGATAACGCCAGCACGGGTTACTACCTCCAGGTCGGCGCGTTCAAGTCGCAAACGGACGCCGAGCAACTGCGCGCCAAGCTGGCCCTCTCGGGCTTCGAAGCAAAGGTCACGCAGCGCGACGCCAACGGTCTCACGCTCTACCGCGTGCGCCTTGGCCCGTACGGCAAGCTCGACGAAATGAATCACGTGCGTCAACGCCTGCAGGATGGCGGGTACGACACGGCAGTGATCCGCTTCACGAAGCAATGA